Proteins encoded together in one Psychrobacter sp. 28M-43 window:
- a CDS encoding TatD family hydrolase — protein sequence MCGNESATIAERTNAREVLKNVYPLIDTHTHFDAPVFDPDRRQQVDQAYSQGIRHLVLVGYLYQYFDRMYDTQGFINELSQSSATKENHQDKCEVAAYIALGLHPFYIEQHTDDHLIQLEQIVIERRPLAIGEIGLDTFTDAMKQPDVFAKQKRFFAAQLDIAVAHNLPVMLHIRKAHAEALAILKAHKYDAHTLGGIAHSFSGGEQEAKAFVKLGFKLGVTGQITNPNAKKLRRAIQVAVESHGIECLVIETDCPDMTPIMCQTTDDTDSYNRNLPANLSWVLASLSELLEIPHDKLANQLWQNSCDALKVDWAYSM from the coding sequence ATGTGTGGCAACGAATCAGCGACCATTGCTGAGAGAACAAATGCTAGAGAAGTTTTAAAAAATGTCTATCCTCTTATAGATACGCATACACATTTTGATGCTCCAGTATTTGATCCTGACCGAAGACAACAGGTGGATCAAGCTTATAGTCAAGGTATCCGTCACTTAGTGCTAGTAGGTTATTTATATCAGTATTTTGATCGAATGTACGATACTCAAGGTTTCATCAATGAACTGTCACAATCGTCTGCGACAAAGGAGAATCATCAAGATAAGTGCGAAGTTGCAGCGTATATTGCGCTCGGTTTACACCCATTTTATATTGAGCAGCATACTGATGATCATCTAATACAACTTGAGCAAATAGTGATAGAGCGTCGTCCATTAGCTATTGGTGAGATTGGATTAGACACCTTTACCGATGCAATGAAGCAGCCTGATGTGTTTGCTAAACAAAAAAGGTTCTTTGCGGCGCAGTTGGATATAGCAGTGGCTCACAATCTGCCAGTGATGCTACATATTCGTAAAGCGCATGCTGAAGCACTCGCAATATTAAAAGCGCATAAATACGATGCGCATACATTAGGCGGTATTGCCCACAGCTTTAGCGGTGGCGAACAAGAGGCGAAGGCTTTTGTAAAATTAGGGTTTAAGCTTGGTGTTACGGGTCAGATTACCAATCCGAATGCCAAAAAACTGCGCCGTGCTATTCAAGTAGCAGTTGAGAGTCATGGCATCGAATGCTTGGTCATTGAGACGGATTGTCCAGATATGACACCTATTATGTGTCAGACAACGGATGATACTGATTCATATAATAGGAATTTACCAGCCAATCTGTCATGGGTATTGGCAAGCTTAAGTGAGCTATTAGAAATACCACATGATAAACTTGCTAATCAATTGTGGCAAAATAGCTGTGATGCTCTAAAAGTGGACTGGGCTTATTCAATGTAA
- a CDS encoding EAL domain-containing protein: MRSQSLLNLLVINDDQLYAERLVQLLSPYYDSVNLGFLDDKEELLKLLRQPWDVLVFGKAYNMSFTDVVSLVQEQNIDLPMICLTNEEIASTAYNEYELPTVISGTMVKALEMDQEMPVVMAICLQHSSLRSRRELKTLRQVLSEAEQRANVLIKNSKSAVAYIDEGIHIFANDPYLQLFGFKSMNEVVGVPIIDLISGGDNVQGFKQFLRQFDKGSRQDVEFNFESVRTDGSTFEAKLQLASATLEGEPVIQIIIQQNSNNSAEVAKRLAEAERKDNLTGLDNRRGFEEQMIAIHQQASQGLITAALLYVQLDNVGKIRSSLGLQGIDATVKQVAHTLSELVPDGHVSRFSDTAFTILVKNKTTSDLEEIAKHIGSSIKGMFIEVDKRTTNTTVSIAVVKIEKNPVEPVIILERAMDAISQIMVETSNSGGSYRIYDPSEHANSDDHALAESLVDAITNNRFDLSFQPIYDINNDRSDFFEVYLRLPLSDADNTVLTPDQFMAVAKKHQLLEKIDRWVLINACKKINDVRKVHPEAKLLVQLTNASLVDKKLPIVASQLIKAVGGAAGVLTLQFNEIDISDHLTVAKSQFSALNDVNCQIGINNFGSSVKSIEIANFVQPDMVRLARSYIQDIGAAENLETVKSLIARTNDIKVDVLMPYIEDAATMSVAWSVGARYLQGYYLEEPSSTIKVAS, from the coding sequence ATGCGCTCTCAATCTCTTTTAAATTTATTAGTGATCAATGATGATCAGCTCTATGCTGAACGTCTTGTGCAGTTATTGAGTCCTTATTATGATAGTGTGAATTTGGGGTTTTTGGACGATAAAGAAGAGTTATTAAAACTCCTGCGCCAACCGTGGGATGTACTGGTATTTGGCAAAGCTTATAATATGAGCTTTACAGACGTGGTAAGCCTCGTACAAGAGCAAAATATCGATCTGCCAATGATCTGTTTAACGAATGAAGAGATAGCGTCGACTGCCTACAATGAGTATGAGCTACCGACTGTGATTAGTGGCACGATGGTCAAAGCGCTTGAAATGGATCAAGAAATGCCAGTGGTAATGGCTATTTGTCTGCAGCATAGTAGTTTGCGCAGTCGCCGTGAGCTAAAAACCTTACGTCAAGTGCTTTCTGAAGCAGAACAACGTGCCAATGTATTGATTAAGAACTCTAAGAGCGCAGTTGCTTATATAGACGAGGGTATTCATATATTTGCTAATGATCCCTATCTTCAGCTATTCGGCTTTAAATCGATGAATGAAGTAGTAGGCGTGCCTATTATTGACCTGATTTCAGGTGGAGATAATGTTCAAGGGTTTAAACAATTTTTACGTCAGTTTGACAAAGGTAGTCGCCAAGACGTTGAGTTTAATTTTGAAAGTGTACGGACAGATGGTAGTACTTTTGAAGCAAAGCTACAACTAGCATCAGCCACGTTAGAGGGCGAGCCAGTCATTCAGATTATTATTCAGCAGAATAGTAACAATAGTGCAGAGGTTGCCAAGCGTTTAGCGGAAGCTGAACGTAAAGATAATTTAACTGGCCTAGATAATCGTCGCGGTTTTGAAGAGCAAATGATAGCAATACATCAGCAGGCGTCCCAAGGACTGATAACCGCAGCCCTGCTGTATGTACAGCTTGATAATGTAGGAAAAATAAGAAGTAGTTTGGGTCTACAAGGAATAGATGCAACGGTCAAACAAGTTGCCCACACGTTAAGTGAGCTAGTACCTGATGGGCATGTAAGCCGTTTCAGTGATACCGCATTTACGATATTGGTGAAAAATAAGACGACGAGTGATCTTGAAGAGATTGCTAAGCATATCGGTTCGTCTATAAAAGGTATGTTTATTGAAGTTGATAAGCGTACAACCAATACAACAGTTAGCATTGCTGTTGTCAAGATTGAAAAAAATCCTGTAGAGCCTGTCATCATATTAGAACGCGCCATGGATGCTATCAGCCAAATCATGGTAGAGACTTCTAATAGTGGTGGATCCTATCGTATATATGACCCAAGCGAACATGCCAATAGCGATGATCACGCACTTGCTGAGTCATTAGTGGATGCCATTACTAATAACCGTTTTGATCTATCATTTCAGCCAATATACGACATCAATAACGATCGTAGTGACTTCTTTGAAGTTTATCTACGGTTACCGCTGTCAGATGCTGACAATACGGTATTAACCCCTGATCAATTTATGGCGGTGGCTAAAAAACATCAACTGTTAGAAAAGATTGACCGATGGGTGCTTATCAATGCCTGTAAGAAAATCAATGACGTCCGTAAAGTTCATCCTGAAGCCAAATTATTAGTACAATTAACCAATGCTTCACTGGTTGATAAGAAACTGCCGATTGTTGCTAGTCAATTGATAAAAGCGGTAGGCGGCGCAGCTGGTGTATTAACACTACAGTTCAATGAAATAGATATCTCTGATCACTTAACCGTCGCCAAATCTCAATTTTCTGCACTTAACGATGTTAACTGTCAAATCGGTATTAACAATTTTGGCTCTTCTGTCAAATCTATTGAAATTGCTAATTTCGTCCAGCCTGATATGGTACGCTTGGCGCGCAGTTATATCCAAGATATTGGTGCAGCAGAAAATCTAGAAACGGTTAAGTCTCTTATTGCGCGTACTAATGATATCAAAGTCGATGTGCTCATGCCTTATATCGAAGATGCAGCAACGATGTCAGTCGCTTGGAGTGTGGGCGCGCGCTATTTGCAAGGGTATTATTTAGAAGAGCCTAGTAGCACAATAAAGGTAGCGAGTTAA
- the gspD gene encoding type II secretion system secretin GspD produces the protein MVSFQNFSATPLYRSLQGLMRLCRSLCLAVPLWAAGVGLANAESWKVNLQDADIKAFINEVATITDQNFVLDPRINGNVTVISNKALSRDEIYQLFLSVMQVNGIAAIESGTTTKLVPDNIAKQSGVAVDLRGDSVGESLATRVIYLTNTQAAEVLGVIRPLMPQSAHAAAVPGVNALVLSDRADSLNQLTALIRDLDSNVNDSLQVIPLRHVDAERMMELISALVSSAGSGQAQGGNNQLKVIADTSSDRLLVKGSPEMIAKVQEMVNQLDTTPTRRLSGLRVFRLKYASAGHIADMLRGLLANQSINSAGATSTLESASLNDVSSTGAAINNAASDSLGSSAAAVSTSSTSGTSTGVGGRPFSIIADETQNAVIVNAAPELMFEIEDAVNQLDSRRAQVLIQAAIVEVSGDDATQLGVQWALGNANSGYGVVNFNNVGASATTLAAAALAGTSTAGISAAASSIAGALIGIGDSRKDSQGNTEFYGAILQALDSSTSANLLSMPSILTLDNEKASILVGQNVPFVTGSFTTSGNNSNNPFQTIDRQDIGINLNVIPHIGDNGTVRLEVSQEVSSVVPGSTGNASGLITNKSLINTTILADDQQTIALGGLMRDNTTTRQQKVPGLGNVPVIGRLFRSDNDSTQKSNLIIFLQPTILRDGGAVASVTERKFNQMRVLQLVIDKNGTIKQLPLSGTEGWNGNVSADYELMPLNPLIPKRDQAPKSTSQGFTRVDSPNSGITTYPLNR, from the coding sequence ATGGTAAGTTTTCAGAATTTTTCAGCCACGCCTTTGTACCGTAGCCTGCAGGGTTTGATGCGCCTGTGTCGTTCACTTTGTCTGGCAGTGCCATTATGGGCTGCTGGTGTTGGTCTTGCCAATGCTGAGAGCTGGAAAGTCAATTTGCAAGACGCTGATATCAAAGCCTTTATCAATGAGGTCGCGACCATCACGGATCAAAACTTTGTACTTGATCCGCGTATCAATGGCAACGTCACGGTCATCTCCAACAAAGCCCTGTCCCGTGATGAGATATATCAGCTATTTCTGAGCGTGATGCAAGTGAATGGTATCGCCGCGATTGAATCGGGAACGACGACAAAACTGGTACCAGATAATATCGCTAAGCAATCTGGTGTGGCGGTTGATTTACGCGGTGATAGTGTTGGCGAATCGCTCGCCACTCGAGTTATTTATTTGACCAACACCCAAGCTGCAGAAGTGTTAGGGGTTATTCGCCCATTAATGCCGCAGTCGGCTCACGCGGCCGCTGTACCTGGTGTCAATGCGCTGGTTTTGTCCGATCGAGCAGACAGCCTTAATCAACTGACGGCCCTTATCCGTGATTTAGACAGCAATGTGAATGACAGCTTGCAAGTGATACCGCTACGCCACGTCGATGCCGAACGTATGATGGAGTTGATTAGCGCCTTAGTCTCAAGTGCGGGTAGTGGACAAGCTCAAGGTGGCAACAATCAGCTAAAGGTGATTGCTGATACGTCGAGCGATAGACTGCTAGTCAAGGGCAGTCCTGAAATGATTGCCAAAGTCCAAGAAATGGTCAATCAATTGGATACTACGCCGACCAGACGTTTAAGTGGTTTACGTGTCTTTCGTTTAAAGTATGCTAGTGCTGGTCATATCGCCGATATGTTACGCGGTTTACTTGCTAATCAATCTATCAACAGTGCTGGCGCGACCTCGACATTAGAATCAGCTTCGCTAAATGATGTAAGTAGCACAGGCGCTGCAATTAATAATGCAGCTAGCGATAGCCTTGGTAGCAGTGCGGCCGCTGTCTCGACTAGCAGCACAAGTGGAACAAGCACAGGAGTGGGCGGTCGTCCGTTTAGTATTATCGCTGATGAGACTCAAAATGCCGTTATTGTCAACGCCGCACCTGAGCTAATGTTCGAGATTGAAGATGCAGTCAACCAATTAGACAGTCGCCGCGCACAAGTATTGATTCAAGCCGCTATTGTTGAAGTGTCAGGCGATGATGCCACCCAGCTAGGTGTTCAATGGGCGCTAGGTAACGCCAATAGTGGCTATGGAGTGGTCAATTTTAATAATGTGGGAGCCAGCGCGACGACGCTTGCGGCGGCGGCTTTAGCAGGGACGAGTACGGCAGGTATTAGCGCTGCTGCTAGCTCTATCGCAGGTGCATTGATAGGCATTGGAGACAGTCGCAAAGACAGTCAGGGCAATACAGAGTTTTATGGCGCTATTTTACAGGCGCTTGACTCATCTACCAGTGCTAATCTATTGTCCATGCCATCGATTTTGACACTCGATAACGAAAAAGCCAGTATCTTGGTTGGTCAAAACGTACCTTTTGTCACAGGTTCTTTTACCACCAGTGGCAACAATTCAAACAACCCATTTCAGACGATTGATCGCCAAGACATTGGTATTAATCTGAATGTCATTCCTCATATTGGTGACAATGGCACGGTACGATTAGAAGTGTCGCAAGAAGTATCGTCAGTCGTACCAGGTAGTACGGGTAATGCCAGTGGATTGATTACCAATAAAAGCCTTATTAATACGACCATTCTAGCGGATGATCAGCAGACGATTGCCTTGGGCGGCCTGATGCGTGACAACACTACTACACGTCAACAGAAGGTTCCTGGACTGGGTAACGTCCCTGTTATCGGTAGACTCTTTCGTTCTGACAATGACAGCACCCAAAAGAGCAATTTGATTATCTTTTTACAGCCGACTATTTTACGTGATGGCGGCGCGGTAGCGAGTGTGACTGAACGCAAATTCAATCAAATGCGAGTGTTGCAGTTGGTCATTGATAAAAATGGTACGATCAAGCAATTACCACTGAGCGGCACTGAAGGTTGGAATGGTAACGTCAGTGCAGATTACGAGCTCATGCCGCTAAATCCCCTTATCCCTAAACGTGATCAAGCGCCAAAATCTACTTCGCAAGGTTTTACGAGAGTAGATAGTCCTAATAGCGGTATCACGACCTATCCTCTTAATCGTTAA
- a CDS encoding type II secretion system protein N produces MLNIAASLKPIINTLNRFSGWLLLLAIAWLCWTAARLLWLLLAAPLAPALPLATLQNSAKSTNDYSGLFAIFADPDPITAAVQPPPNIELKGVLLAMPESMSSALLNVNGEVKNYRIGDGLKDSDYTLVAVDWNSVIIADANDKETVIKMPEAMPLDQSDMLASGISNQRLPNNSMLPTAPQPVQNAVPEAEGTTGADTSSNPQSAIEEAVTALQENPASYLSRMGVMASGESYQVTAAMPAGLRNRLGLEPGDKVLTVNGQSVGNNPAQDAGVLQQVQQAGEAQIEVQRGEQVITIRQQF; encoded by the coding sequence ATGCTTAATATCGCCGCAAGCCTAAAACCTATTATCAATACTCTTAATCGCTTTTCAGGTTGGCTATTATTGTTAGCCATTGCTTGGTTATGCTGGACAGCGGCCCGCCTTTTATGGCTATTGCTAGCAGCGCCTTTAGCACCTGCATTGCCTTTAGCAACTCTACAAAATAGTGCCAAATCTACCAACGATTATAGTGGCTTATTTGCAATCTTTGCTGATCCCGATCCTATCACTGCAGCCGTGCAACCACCTCCCAACATTGAGCTCAAAGGCGTACTGCTAGCCATGCCTGAGAGCATGTCTTCCGCCTTATTGAATGTCAATGGCGAAGTCAAAAATTACCGCATCGGTGATGGGCTAAAAGACAGCGATTATACGCTCGTGGCTGTTGATTGGAATTCAGTCATTATCGCTGATGCTAACGATAAAGAAACCGTTATTAAAATGCCAGAGGCGATGCCATTAGACCAAAGTGATATGCTAGCAAGCGGAATAAGTAATCAGCGTTTGCCAAATAATAGCATGTTGCCTACAGCGCCCCAGCCAGTACAAAACGCTGTTCCTGAGGCAGAGGGGACAACTGGCGCAGACACTTCAAGTAATCCACAATCAGCTATCGAAGAAGCGGTTACGGCCTTGCAAGAAAACCCTGCCAGTTATCTAAGTAGGATGGGGGTGATGGCATCAGGTGAAAGCTATCAAGTCACAGCGGCGATGCCTGCTGGCCTACGTAATCGTTTAGGGCTAGAGCCAGGCGATAAAGTACTAACTGTCAACGGACAGAGCGTGGGTAATAACCCTGCGCAAGATGCTGGTGTACTTCAGCAAGTACAGCAAGCAGGTGAAGCGCAGATAGAGGTTCAACGTGGTGAGCAAGTTATTACGATTCGCCAGCAGTTCTAG
- a CDS encoding ThiF family adenylyltransferase: protein MSDTRQFEQLESVEHSLAQDESRQQDEQYDRRFQGTRTLYGTSAVDTFSAAHVYIIGVGGVGSWAAEALARTAVGTITLIDLDVLVASNVNRQLPALDSTFGQSKIEAMATRIREINPTVTLNLVDDFLTVDNVATLLPSREAVKSANAQGRPIVILDCVDDMNAKLAIALHCRFNKLKLVCAGGAGGKIDPSQIRVSDLRDCYQDPLLAKLRNKLRHEKGINSALKEKFGIKCVYSTEPPIVDKSCQTGGLQCGGYGSAVVVTSVVAMIMVSEALQLLIRQTSRN, encoded by the coding sequence ATGAGTGACACGCGACAATTTGAACAACTAGAATCCGTCGAACACAGTCTTGCACAAGACGAATCGCGCCAACAAGATGAGCAGTACGATCGTCGTTTTCAAGGTACACGGACACTCTATGGTACCTCTGCGGTTGATACTTTTTCGGCAGCTCATGTCTACATTATTGGTGTAGGAGGGGTTGGCTCTTGGGCAGCAGAGGCACTAGCTCGGACAGCAGTGGGAACGATTACGCTGATTGATTTGGATGTATTGGTTGCGTCTAATGTCAATCGCCAACTGCCTGCATTGGACAGCACATTTGGTCAAAGTAAAATTGAAGCAATGGCAACTCGTATTAGAGAAATTAATCCCACAGTAACGTTAAATTTAGTCGATGACTTTTTGACAGTAGATAATGTCGCCACACTTCTACCAAGTCGTGAAGCAGTTAAATCTGCCAATGCTCAAGGGAGACCGATTGTTATTTTAGATTGTGTAGACGATATGAATGCTAAATTGGCAATCGCTTTACACTGTCGTTTTAATAAACTAAAGTTGGTCTGTGCGGGCGGTGCAGGTGGTAAGATAGATCCAAGTCAAATCAGAGTAAGTGATTTGCGTGACTGTTATCAAGATCCACTACTTGCCAAGTTACGCAACAAGTTACGCCACGAGAAAGGCATTAACAGTGCTTTAAAAGAAAAATTTGGTATCAAATGTGTCTATTCGACAGAGCCGCCAATTGTAGATAAGAGCTGTCAGACAGGTGGCCTACAGTGCGGTGGTTATGGCTCAGCAGTGGTCGTTACGTCAGTAGTGGCGATGATTATGGTGAGTGAAGCATTACAATTATTAATAAGACAGACGAGTCGTAACTAA
- the efp gene encoding elongation factor P: MASFSTNEFKAGLKVMLDGNPCAILENEFVKPGKGQAFNRVKLRNLRSGKVLEQTFKSGDSLEAADVMDTEMNYLYNDGEFWHFMHPESFEQIQADKNAMSDSIKWLKENSNALCTITLFNGAPLSVTPPNFVELEITETDPGVRGDTSGGGGKPAKLETGAVVRVPLFVQQGEVVRVDTRTGDYQTRVN, from the coding sequence GTGGCAAGTTTTTCTACTAATGAATTTAAAGCTGGTCTAAAAGTGATGCTTGATGGCAACCCTTGTGCCATTCTTGAAAACGAGTTTGTCAAGCCTGGTAAAGGTCAAGCCTTTAACCGTGTTAAGTTGCGCAATCTTCGTAGTGGTAAAGTGCTGGAACAAACGTTCAAATCAGGTGACAGCCTAGAAGCTGCTGATGTGATGGATACTGAAATGAACTATCTATACAACGATGGCGAGTTTTGGCACTTTATGCATCCTGAGAGCTTTGAGCAGATCCAAGCGGACAAAAACGCAATGAGTGACTCAATCAAGTGGTTAAAAGAAAACAGCAATGCTCTATGTACCATTACGTTATTTAACGGTGCTCCTCTGTCAGTCACGCCGCCTAACTTCGTTGAGTTAGAAATCACAGAAACAGATCCTGGCGTACGCGGCGATACTTCAGGCGGTGGTGGCAAACCTGCTAAATTAGAGACAGGTGCCGTTGTACGTGTTCCATTATTTGTGCAACAAGGTGAAGTGGTACGTGTCGATACGCGTACTGGCGACTACCAAACTCGCGTGAACTAA
- the epmB gene encoding EF-P beta-lysylation protein EpmB: protein MINHLITQKNWQTQLSEAITSVDELLSILQLESMRAEVYVPKHFELRVPRGFVAKMAIGDRNDPLLKQVLPDQQEQINVTGYVADPLSENTQNPVKGLLHKYQSRVLLTITGACAIHCRYCFRQHFDYSANMPTADAKENIINYINANPEVNEVILSGGDPLNVTNRRLFAWLDTLESLPQITTIRLHTRLPLVIPARLDAALLERLSQSRCHIVMVIHCNHANEIDALTAEYLQRARAAGVTLLNQAVLLKGVNDTLNAQVQLSQRLFASGVLPYYLHVLDKVAGAAHFDSSEQAAIELYWALLASLPGYLVPKLVRELPNRPFKVPIDIYSNS from the coding sequence ATGATAAACCATTTAATCACACAAAAAAACTGGCAAACGCAATTATCGGAAGCTATTACATCTGTTGATGAGCTATTGAGTATCCTACAGCTTGAATCAATGCGTGCAGAAGTTTACGTACCTAAGCATTTCGAACTGCGTGTGCCGCGTGGCTTTGTGGCAAAAATGGCTATTGGCGACCGTAATGATCCCCTGCTTAAACAAGTGTTGCCAGACCAACAAGAGCAAATCAATGTCACAGGCTACGTGGCAGATCCGCTAAGCGAAAACACTCAAAACCCTGTAAAAGGCTTGCTCCATAAATATCAGTCGAGAGTGTTGTTAACGATTACGGGTGCGTGCGCTATTCACTGCCGTTACTGCTTTCGCCAGCATTTTGACTATAGTGCCAACATGCCGACTGCTGATGCTAAAGAAAATATCATTAATTATATTAATGCAAATCCTGAGGTCAATGAGGTAATTTTGAGTGGTGGTGACCCACTAAATGTGACCAATAGACGATTGTTTGCATGGTTAGATACTTTGGAGTCTCTTCCGCAGATTACTACCATTCGACTGCATACGCGTTTGCCATTGGTGATACCCGCACGCTTGGACGCTGCATTGTTAGAAAGGCTGTCTCAAAGTCGCTGTCATATTGTCATGGTCATTCACTGTAATCATGCCAATGAGATAGACGCACTAACCGCTGAATACTTGCAACGTGCGAGAGCAGCTGGAGTTACGCTATTAAACCAAGCCGTGTTGTTAAAAGGTGTCAACGATACTCTTAACGCGCAAGTACAGCTTAGTCAGCGTTTGTTTGCTTCTGGCGTGCTACCATATTATTTACATGTGTTGGATAAGGTGGCTGGCGCGGCACATTTCGATAGTAGTGAGCAAGCAGCGATTGAGCTTTATTGGGCGTTATTAGCATCATTGCCAGGCTATCTCGTCCCTAAGTTGGTCAGAGAGTTGCCGAATAGACCTTTTAAAGTGCCGATTGATATTTACAGCAATAGCTAA
- a CDS encoding ATP-binding protein, whose amino-acid sequence MSISNSPKQSYPVAVDESERINKLKKYQVLNEDDEPAFDRLVALAKLFFDVPVVTITFMDEDTQYLKPACTFEDAPESITKGPRDTAFCNYTILSNEVLIVPDTWNDSRFSQNPMVTGFPYLRSYIGAPIILYEDNKNYRLGTLCLMDTKPNHNFSEQQSAILVEFAKMAADALQLQDKQRDAKHANEMKSSFLANMSHEIRTPMNGIIGMVDMLGDTDLSDEQREYVDNIKVSNEHLMVIINGILDLSKVESGKMTIDSIPLNLSSLCNEVVSLFAIKARQRGLTLDYHYTETLSPYVKGDSVRLKQIIANLVNNAIKFTREGGQVSIDVKHMDNCYCPDNIDEKFVSTSQEKEANKTEGDKTSQNMTLCIEVKDTGVGIKPESLEAIFDAYDQANKFTHRLYGGTGLGLSVCKSLVDLMGGHIHVSSEVGVGTTFSVLLPLPTIAEDKYEVWQDSNDMTMIEPSHERAGHILLVEDDTVNAIIAKKALTNSGHTVTHVTDGQQAIEAFALFPERYDVILMDHHMPILDGVQATIKLHKLYDPQVLPPIIALTANAMDGEREKYLKVGMQDYCTKPFKQEQLNALVQYWLIQKQSLEEE is encoded by the coding sequence TTGTCTATATCTAACTCGCCAAAGCAAAGCTACCCTGTAGCAGTAGATGAATCAGAGCGTATTAACAAGCTGAAAAAGTATCAGGTACTCAACGAAGATGATGAGCCTGCATTCGATCGGCTAGTCGCGCTGGCAAAGCTGTTCTTTGATGTACCAGTAGTTACGATTACCTTTATGGATGAGGACACCCAATATCTAAAACCAGCTTGCACATTTGAAGATGCGCCTGAGAGTATAACCAAAGGACCACGTGATACGGCTTTCTGTAATTATACAATATTGTCTAATGAAGTATTGATAGTACCAGATACATGGAACGACAGTCGTTTTAGCCAGAACCCTATGGTCACAGGTTTCCCATATTTACGATCCTACATTGGGGCACCTATTATCTTATATGAAGACAATAAGAATTACCGCCTAGGGACTTTATGTCTTATGGATACGAAGCCTAATCACAATTTTAGTGAGCAGCAATCAGCGATATTAGTAGAGTTTGCAAAAATGGCAGCTGATGCTTTGCAGTTGCAGGATAAGCAACGTGATGCAAAGCACGCTAATGAAATGAAATCGAGCTTTTTGGCTAATATGAGTCATGAGATTCGTACACCGATGAATGGAATTATCGGTATGGTAGATATGTTAGGTGATACCGATCTTAGTGATGAACAGCGAGAATACGTTGATAATATTAAGGTTTCTAATGAACATTTGATGGTCATCATTAATGGTATTTTGGACTTATCGAAAGTCGAGTCTGGAAAAATGACGATAGATTCTATTCCATTAAATTTATCTAGCTTATGTAATGAAGTCGTCAGTTTGTTTGCTATAAAGGCGCGCCAAAGAGGCTTGACTTTAGATTATCATTATACTGAAACATTATCGCCCTATGTTAAAGGGGATTCTGTACGGCTTAAACAGATTATCGCAAATTTAGTGAATAACGCGATTAAGTTTACTCGTGAAGGTGGTCAAGTAAGTATCGATGTCAAACATATGGACAATTGCTACTGCCCAGATAACATTGATGAAAAATTCGTTAGTACGAGCCAAGAGAAAGAAGCAAACAAAACAGAAGGCGATAAAACTAGTCAAAATATGACTTTGTGTATAGAAGTTAAAGATACAGGGGTCGGCATTAAGCCAGAATCGTTAGAAGCTATATTTGATGCTTATGATCAAGCAAACAAATTTACCCATCGTCTTTATGGTGGTACTGGACTTGGACTGTCTGTTTGCAAATCTCTAGTCGACTTAATGGGTGGTCACATTCATGTGAGCAGTGAGGTAGGAGTTGGTACTACTTTTAGCGTATTGTTGCCGCTACCTACTATTGCAGAAGACAAATATGAGGTATGGCAAGACTCTAACGATATGACGATGATCGAACCTAGTCACGAGCGAGCTGGTCATATATTGTTGGTTGAAGATGATACTGTTAATGCGATTATTGCCAAAAAAGCACTAACCAACAGTGGTCATACCGTCACTCATGTGACTGATGGTCAGCAAGCAATTGAGGCTTTTGCTCTATTTCCTGAGCGTTATGATGTGATATTAATGGATCATCACATGCCGATTTTGGATGGGGTACAGGCTACTATTAAGCTGCATAAATTATATGATCCTCAAGTATTGCCGCCCATTATCGCTCTAACTGCCAATGCAATGGACGGCGAGCGTGAGAAATATCTAAAAGTTGGTATGCAGGACTATTGCACCAAACCTTTTAAGCAAGAGCAGCTAAATGCTTTAGTACAGTATTGGCTGATACAGAAGCAATCATTGGAGGAAGAGTAA